A window of Parambassis ranga chromosome 18, fParRan2.1, whole genome shotgun sequence genomic DNA:
GTGTGGGAACGCTCACCCAAACACTGCAGCGTGTTGCTGCCCGACGGCTCTAGTTCTTCCATCACCCTTCGGCCCGGCGCCTCCATTAGAGACATCCTTCAGGATCTGTGTCATAGCATCAGTGTCAACATAGCTGCCGTGGATCTTTTCCTGGTTGGAGGAGAGAAGGTGAGGGACAGATGCTGAGAAGATCTACTACTATTATCTCAAAGAGCACAACACTGAATACAATGaaccatttacacacacactttaagcaCAGAATAATTGTGAGGGAACAGGCAATTTTTGTTAAGTGCGGTGTTTTGCCCAAAACTCATTGTCACGTTTTAGCCAGAATACTTATGGTTAGGTCCAACTGCCACATGAAAGtgcagcagttttaaagctTTTGTAATTAATCACAAAACTTACTTGTGCATAACCTGTTTCCAATGTAAATCTTATTCCTATAGCCTTTAGTGTTGGACCAGGACTGTATGACCCTCAGCTCACGAGACCTCAGACTGGAGAAGCGTACCTTGTTCAGGTAAGCAATATTTACATGAATTGACTTATAAAcctttctgtttttggtttatGCTTCTAATAGCTTACATCTTCTCTTTGTGTGCTCTTAGGTTGGACCTGGTGCCCATTAATCGCTCTGTGGGGCTAAAAGCCAAACCTACCAAACCTGTCACTGAGGTCCTGCGCCCCGTGGTGGCCAAATATGGTCTCCACCTCAGTGATCTTGTGGCCAAAATAGTAAGTCGTACCCTACAATGCTTTAATCCCTTTGAAGCTTCTGTGTGCGTCCAcagagcaggctgtgtgtgctggtgcCACAGGGTGGAGTATCATGGTTAAGGGGAGGGAAACCACCGCATCCTTTTCCATCTCTGCACAGTGGTTAGCACTCTGACTCAGCCTGGCCTGTGAGGATGGAGCACCAGGGCTATAATTAAGAATGACGACACTCCTAAAACATGCCGACTCTTTACTCTTCCCCTAAACCCCTGTCAGACTTATTTTAGTCCTGTGGGTTTCCAGGCTTTCTAACTGTATTATACAGTAGGCCGAAGATGGAAGATGGTTTATAAATTAAGACTCACGCTCAGATGTCAGACATATGCATGGATATTTGAAGGATATTTATTTAGACAGATGAAGACACTAACAAAATGCTTTTGTATTAGAGCGGACAGACTGAGCCTTTGGACCTGGGTGCCCCAATATCTAGTCTAGATGGCCTGCGAGTGGTGTTGGAGCGAGCGGATCCATCTTCGGCGAAAGGTAAAATTAACCCGGCACTGTTGTACTGTGGATTGTAAATCACGTCCACCTCTGTTATTCTGTTGATTACCACATTCAATTCTTGCAGAGCATGTCTCTTATGTCTCAAGTGTCCTTTCAACCGCTCGCTGTTTCGTCTCATCACTATCTCAACTTAATGAATTTTTCATGTCTTTTCGTCTCACAGATAAATCCAAGTCTTCCTCCCTAAAGGGCCACCCTCCAACCAGGAGCTTCTCTGCCACAGTAAGCACCCCTTTACCTATAAAACGTTGGAGTTTTGTCCTTTTCTGTTGCTGTGGCCTCATATTAATCTTTATTAACTCTTAACCAATGCTTAGCAAATTTATTGGTGCTGACTTACTCCCTCATATTTTTCCTGCTTGGGTTATTGCATTAGTCTACATACCATCAAGGTCagtaaaaagacacacaactgacaGATGGAGGGGCTTTGCATGAAGGTCTCAGTAAATCTGGACTTTGCTCAGTAGGGTGCTCAGCTGATGCTTAGCCCCCTTCCCACttagtcctcctcctcccaatCCCTCCATCCCCTAACAGAGTGCATTGTTATTGTTGCATCTGCAGGGAGATGAGAGGTCAACACCAAAGGACTTTTCTCTGAGAGCAAGTGGACCAGACTCAGCACTCCCAGgggaaaagagaaaacagaaaaagattAATATAGATGAAGCTGAAGGTAAATCCCCCTTTTTCCTTatttcgctctctctcttttttattaaCTGGTGGTGGATCTTTTTAGCTTTGCTTTGCTTCAGGACTAACCGATACCTCTGGCAGCTCTGAGGGTTATTTTCTGTCAGGTGtgaggctgctctgctgcatgttAAACCCAACTAATCCTTTTCCTCCATCAGTTCACAAAGTTTTAAGTGAGGAAACTTGTTTGTCTTATTTTCCAGAATTCTTTGAGCTGCTGAGTCGAGCGCAGAGCACCCGAGCCAACGACCAGCGTGGACTTCTTAGCAAAGAAGACCTGGTGCTTCCCGAATTCCTGCGTCTGACTCCGCCCACTTCCTCCTGCTCAATCTCCTCTGACCTGGCCTGCTCCACCCCTGACTCCCACAAGCAGAACAGAGAGAACGGTGTCTCCTCGCGGGGGCCCATCACCTCCTCTCATCGCTCCGAAAGTCTAGactcctccctcagctccagTGCTAATGGACACTCCGGGACCAGGCGGTGCCTGCTCCCGCCTCCTCGCTATCCAACTTTTGGCACACACCTTTCCCCTATTTCCCGGCCCTCAGACACCCGGACAAGCCTCCGCACCGTGGAGGAGGACACCCACACCGACTTGACCCTCGTGGGTGAGGGCGACATCAACAGCCCCAATAGCACTCTGCTGCCTCCTTCGCCCTCTCCTGTGCCGTCCTTTGAAAGCAGCCTGCCAGAAGCCAACTTCACCCCGCCGCCACCCTGCTCCAAGTCTCAAGACAAAGGTGGAGAAGGAAAGTCCAGTTCAGGTATTTCTAAAGTGTAACAAAGCagtatcctgtgtgtgtgtgtgtgtgtgtgtgtgtgtgtgtgtgtgtgtgtgctccctgtTGTCATGATCCCTCTACACTGactctgatgcactttaatGACAAGTTGATGTTGACTCTTCCTCAGCAAAGCATGCGTGTGATTGGTCATAAATACACTCATATGGAGTTGTAAATAGCGATGTGTATATTTTGTTCCGTGAGTAACGTTTACTTGGAGGTGACGCCACAGATTAGTTTACTCGGGTTGAATATATTTCTTTTGTAGTTGTGGGTGCATGCACATGTGACTGACTGCAGATCTTATAGTGTTAATAAATACAGACAATGATCAATATTTGACAGTACTGTAGTCTCTAAATGTTGTTCAAAAGTGCTGAGACTAGTGCTAAACAGAACAAAATGCTGTATTCCTCTCCATCCCACCACCCCCAGTTAAGAGCAATTCAACAATGTCAGTGTCAAAAAGCTATTTACCTCTTACACAACCCTACACAACTGGTGAGTCATTATTAAACATTGTCACCTCATGCTGTGGCAATTTGAACGAATCAGTAAAAATAATTAGTCATTGGAGGACAAGTGCTCCTTAGTGCCAGTGACATTGTTGAAGAGCCTGTCATTCTGTATCTGGCTCATTCACTTCCTCTCTAGGTGCCTGTTGTAGATAATCACTGCCAATAAACTCTGTACCTGTGATTGAATAGACCTAATAAATGTTAGAATTGGAAATCACTCTCGTTTGTCTTTTTACACGTTTTTGTGAGATCCGTTTTTTCCTCCGCCTCCACATGACTTCCTCCCTTTCGCTCCCTCTTCATCTCATTTTGTCGTGtggcttcctcctcctttgtcttctcttcTCCGCATCCCTGCCTGCTGTGTGTAATGTTGGTTTTCGTCGTTGCTTGGGCCTTTATGCTTGCTTGTTGCgtggtgtcttttttttttatggggccgctgctttgttgtgtgtagcttcatttttctgttgttggtTTGTAGCGCAGATGGTTTTCATCCTCTTATTTCTGCTCCTCCattatgtgtgtttctgagttAAACATTGAAGTCTGTGAGCTGATTgtactggtggtggtggtggtggtggtggtggtttctTCTATGGTGGATTGCAGTCTCTGTGTCAATTAGAAGTCTCAGGTTTCTTTGAAACACCGAAAAAAGGATAATCAACATGTTTTTCCTTGATGCACTTCAAAAGCCGCAGGGTGCTAATAACTCGGCTGTAACAGCTAGTGATACGCACGCAAGATGATGAGGAAGAATCGAAGCCTCTTTATCTCATGTACAGCCTCACTCCTCTGTCTGGTTGCTAAGTGCATCAGGCTGATTTCTTCCCACCACCGGGCGCCATGGTAACCTTATCCATGAGTTGACTGAGCTACAGATAGAAACTGTCACTACtggttttcatctgtttctccCTAAGCCTCATGTCTCCCACCAGCTGAAATAGAAGTGAAGCTGTGATTCAATGCAGAAGCTTTATTTTTAACGATGGTTTTAACACATCTTCGGTGTATGACTGAGCCTGCGTGGGGATCTGCAAGAACGTGGGCATGCAACACGCCTCCACTTTTTTAGAGACTTTTCAAAGTTGTGCAAGGACTTAATGACAAGTTtgagacaaacacaaaagaaggaTAATATCTTGTTCTAAATATAGTCGTTGCAGACGTGTATTACTGTTAGACTGACGCCCTCTGCTGTTCCCACAGATAACGTTGTAATAATTATCCTGTGCCTCCACCATGCCAGAAATGATATAAGACTGGAGGAAGGAGGTATTAAAATATTACAGGACAACACAAGAGTCAAACTACAATATCCTGACATCAGTTTAACACACAGAAGGGAAGCTCTTCAGTTATCAGAGTGCTTCTGTTCTCATGTGGCAGGTGTACAATTGCCCCAATTAGACTGTACAGTCCAGTATCATAAGGTCCAGGTCTGTACCCAGACATCCACTCCTTGTGCCTACACTCCCCTGCTCTGTAGGGAAGAGGATGCCCACTAGGGGGCAACATCACACAGTGTAACACCATCCATATGGCGCTGATTCAATCTCAGTAAAACTGGCCCCTTAATAAACAAGACCAGGTTGCAGTATTTGGCTGAGTACTGAGCAACAAGTTGATGATAGTGTAGCCAAAAAAATGGCTGTGTAATGAGTCGGAGTGAACCTGAGGCACCATATGGCTCAGTTTTCCTTCCTCCTCGTGGCAGCCCTCAGAGCTGCCAGCCACTGACCTCGGACCAGCCTTTATCATCCATCTGGCCTCTCATAGAAGGAATGCTGGATGCAGATCTCTGGCAGCAAGGAGGCCTGG
This region includes:
- the rgs12a gene encoding regulator of G-protein signaling 12 isoform X2 — translated: MSLKKRLSFKRTWNFNSSAASSDGDYGGIQLQGCCSQSSLNSNGSLPGAGSHRRLPEQRVASWATCFERLLQDPEGVRYFSEFLKKEFSEENILFWQACEYFSRVPATDKKQLSQRAGEIYNSFLSSKATMPVNIDSQAQLADDVLTSPRPDMFKTQQLQIFNLMKFDSYSRFLKSSLYQECVRAEIDGQPLPDPYQIPCSPAPSKHSASSDRSTLSTPKKEARKQRSGRSLTEDSRDESADKKRGFFSWSRNRSFGKGPKKKDIGDINLDYWGSNGRRESQGSLSSGTSLEMPTSCSAGKIESDNRHSVGVWERSPKHCSVLLPDGSSSSITLRPGASIRDILQDLCHSISVNIAAVDLFLVGGEKPLVLDQDCMTLSSRDLRLEKRTLFRLDLVPINRSVGLKAKPTKPVTEVLRPVVAKYGLHLSDLVAKISGQTEPLDLGAPISSLDGLRVVLERADPSSAKDKSKSSSLKGHPPTRSFSATGDERSTPKDFSLRASGPDSALPGEKRKQKKINIDEAEEFFELLSRAQSTRANDQRGLLSKEDLVLPEFLRLTPPTSSCSISSDLACSTPDSHKQNRENGVSSRGPITSSHRSESLDSSLSSSANGHSGTRRCLLPPPRYPTFGTHLSPISRPSDTRTSLRTVEEDTHTDLTLVGEGDINSPNSTLLPPSPSPVPSFESSLPEANFTPPPPCSKSQDKGGEGKSSSEGRIGTAIDTKPPAQEVMDVEGVHLEEGTLETPRGEDSELSLSFQGYVAELRQCQSKMRSTQVPQNGRNPPEGQDCKTDLYKATIV
- the rgs12a gene encoding regulator of G-protein signaling 12 isoform X3 yields the protein MEQTLTLNSSAASSDGDYGGIQLQGCCSQSSLNSNGSLPGAGSHRRLPEQRVASWATCFERLLQDPEGVRYFSEFLKKEFSEENILFWQACEYFSRVPATDKKQLSQRAGEIYNSFLSSKATMPVNIDSQAQLADDVLTSPRPDMFKTQQLQIFNLMKFDSYSRFLKSSLYQECVRAEIDGQPLPDPYQIPCSPAPSKHSASSDRSTLSTPKKEARKQRSGRSLTEDSRDESADKKRGFFSWSRNRSFGKGPKKKDIGDINLDYWGSNGRRESQGSLSSGTSLEMPTSCSAGKIESDNRHSVGVWERSPKHCSVLLPDGSSSSITLRPGASIRDILQDLCHSISVNIAAVDLFLVGGEKPLVLDQDCMTLSSRDLRLEKRTLFRLDLVPINRSVGLKAKPTKPVTEVLRPVVAKYGLHLSDLVAKISGQTEPLDLGAPISSLDGLRVVLERADPSSAKDKSKSSSLKGHPPTRSFSATGDERSTPKDFSLRASGPDSALPGEKRKQKKINIDEAEEFFELLSRAQSTRANDQRGLLSKEDLVLPEFLRLTPPTSSCSISSDLACSTPDSHKQNRENGVSSRGPITSSHRSESLDSSLSSSANGHSGTRRCLLPPPRYPTFGTHLSPISRPSDTRTSLRTVEEDTHTDLTLVGEGDINSPNSTLLPPSPSPVPSFESSLPEANFTPPPPCSKSQDKGGEGKSSSEGRIGTAIDTKPPAQEVMDVEGVHLEEGTLETPRGEDSELSLSFQGYVAELRQCQSKMRSTQVPQNGRNPPEGQDCKTDLYKATIV